A genomic segment from Toxotes jaculatrix isolate fToxJac2 chromosome 6, fToxJac2.pri, whole genome shotgun sequence encodes:
- the fam183a gene encoding protein FAM183A produces MAANEKRDLVHQNAIHVETIRKEQRHQKLHTEFSINPHRKLHILPDKPMSRKPTEAIAENSDFIKAFHKARQEPTKKYTMPLTESQEIGWVSAPLIPLNRNDKRLSFYRLSTDVTKHKESTLRWSN; encoded by the exons ATGGCAGCGAACGAGAAACGGGATTTGGTCCATCAAAACGCGATTCACGTTGAGACGATACGGAAAGAGCAAAGACACCAGAAGCTTCACACGGAGTTCAGCATCAATCCACACAGGAAGT TGCATATCCTGCCAGACAAGCCCATGTCCAGGAAACCGACTGAAGCAATTGCAGAGAACT CGGACTTCATCAAGGCCTTCCACAAGGCCCGCCAGGAGCCCACCAAGAAGTACACAATGCCACTGACTGAGAGCCAGGAGATAGGATGGGTGTCAGCTCCACTG ATTCCATTGAACCGCAATGACAAGAGACTCAGTTTCTACCGACTCAGCACAGACGTCACCAAACACAAAGAATCTACCCTGCGATGGTCAAATTAG
- the ebna1bp2 gene encoding probable rRNA-processing protein EBP2: MVIDNKTMELVEEEALLGQESEEENSELSDDELQEAFAKGLLKPGMNLLVDKPKKFANNVEGLKQCLADFRKDLPWVERLDMTNLPVDAIVSKAEGKAPSLTNGELNADDDFQREMFFYRQAQATVLEALPLLNKHGIATTRPDDYFAEMAKSDQHMQKIRKKLISKQMILEKSEKAKKLREQRKFGKKVQIEVIQKRQKEKKAMMSAVKKYQKGMTDKLDFLEGDQKAGKDSSQGSKKALNKKGPNAKRKYKDQKFGFGGKKSGKKWNTKESYNDVSSFRAKMAHAKGGKGGKKGKGGKQNKRPGKAVRKKMKARS; encoded by the exons ATGGTTATCGATAATAAGACCATGGAGTTAGTAGAAGAGGAGGCGCTGCTCGGTCAggagtcagaggaggaaaacagtgaATTATCAGACGATGAG ctTCAAGAAGCCTTCGCCAAAGGGTTGCTGAAGCCAGGGATGAACCTTCTGGTGGATAAACCTAAAAAGTTTGCCAACAATGTG GAGGGGTTGAAACAGTGCCTTGCTGACTTCCGTAAAGACCTTCCCTGGGTGGAGAGGTTGGATATGACCAACTTGCCAGTTGATGCCATTGTTTCCAAGGCTGAAGGGAAAGCTCCTAGTCTTACCAATGGAGAACTCAATGCAGATGATGATTTCCAGAGGGAGATGTTCTT CTACCGTCAAGCTCAAGCTACTGTCCTTGAGGCGTTGCCCCTCTTAAACAAGCACGGCATAGCCACCACGAGGCCTGACGATTACTTTGCAGAGATGGCCAAGTCAGATCAGCACATGCAGAAG ATCAGGAAAAAGCTCATCTCAAAGCAGATGATACTGGAGAAGTCGGAGAAGGCCAAGAAGCTGCGTGAGCAAAGGAAGTTTGGCAAAAAG GTCCAAATAGAAGTGATCcagaagaggcagaaagagaagaaggctATGATGTCTGCTGTAAAGAAATACCAGAAAG GAATGACAGACAAACTGGATTTCTTGGAGGGAGACCAGAAGGCTGGTAAAGACTCTTCTCAGGGCTCAAAGAAAGCGTTGAACAAGAAGGG CCCCAACGCCAAGAGAAAATACAAGGACCAGAAGTTTGGCTTTGGAGGCAAGAAGAGTGGAAAGAAGTGGAATACCAAAGAGAGCTACAACGATGTTTCCAGTTTCCGCGCCAAGATGGCCCATGCAAAGGGCGGCAAGGGAGGGAAGAAAGgcaaaggaggaaaacaaaat AAACGCCCAGGCAAGGCCGTACGCAAGAAAATGAAGGCTCGCTCGTAA